One Tamlana carrageenivorans genomic region harbors:
- a CDS encoding Npt1/Npt2 family nucleotide transporter, whose product MVKRLFQKTFHIREGEFKISMFMQLYIFLVITVLLLVKPTINALFLSRLGAEELPKAYLLVAFTAVITAFFYDKSLQFFSIKKIAIVSLVSFSLCFFLLAYILYNNLSNDFILYAYYLSVAIFGVVVTSQFWIIANMIYNAREAKRLFGLIGAGAIIGGIVGGYLTTILSQTFGSIYVILLASILLLFCIPIIMWVWNHRLHNTTDTETGKTQKPTPKKHHSALKLISSSKHLTYLALTVGVSVIMAKLVDYQFSDFAQIKISDPDELASFFGFWFSTFNVLSLVIQLFLTNRLLAWLGVTSNLLLLPLGIAAGCLLFLIFPELWVLILLKGMDGSFKQSINKAAVELSIMPIPYEDKKQAKSFIDVVVDSIATGIAGCLLIFIVKKLDLHSHYITVIILFFLFVWIILIYQLKGAYFDTFKKNILSAIGSHDIDGLRSTKKSLHASVIKILNKGTDQEIISLLESLGDTIVDVHKPHIVKLLDHPSNEVKAAAIKEIYFFKHGAAADKVAQLIETNDDAEVVYEAVEYLLLHNHIDEDKLFKKYLDHKKPYIADAALLCLAELAIDNKKLVKNYNLFERIDKRIIAIKNPDIEHSQEEIAGFLVTLGYARNPKFFDFITDYLKSDNYYLLKHAVKGAGVSLYKPFIGTLLDLLKIDAIRPAVVTALKNFGNDVPKYIIEHDVYNSFDINIRKHFPKAIASIRTQDSLKVLMRLALSSDPFIRHEAAKTMVDLHFKEGGIKIDKERVTQTVLSECGYYLEHLAIVNILQESTLVSDPNNAELEISLEQLIGLLRLELDCSMNVVFEVLALVLSEDDMEIAYFGLRDESESVKVNSIEFLDNLLSIGLKSDLMPIIEYHFIQEQEINALAEVTEALGSATNCINKLLKDGTIDVKKAVLNLVVHLDDIKPFKNALKQLTHHKDDVICSKALQILEANKS is encoded by the coding sequence ATGGTAAAAAGACTGTTTCAGAAAACCTTTCATATTCGAGAAGGTGAATTTAAGATATCCATGTTCATGCAGCTGTATATCTTTCTAGTGATTACAGTGCTGCTTTTGGTTAAGCCTACAATAAATGCCTTATTTTTATCCCGTTTAGGTGCCGAAGAATTACCTAAAGCCTATCTTTTAGTGGCCTTTACCGCGGTTATAACGGCCTTTTTTTATGATAAATCTTTACAGTTTTTTAGCATAAAAAAAATCGCCATAGTCTCTTTAGTCAGTTTTAGTTTATGCTTTTTTTTACTAGCCTATATCTTATATAATAATTTAAGTAACGATTTTATTCTATATGCATATTATTTGAGTGTGGCTATTTTTGGTGTGGTGGTAACCTCTCAATTTTGGATTATCGCCAACATGATATATAACGCTAGGGAGGCTAAACGCTTGTTTGGTTTAATTGGAGCAGGAGCTATTATTGGTGGTATTGTTGGTGGGTATTTAACAACCATTTTATCTCAAACTTTTGGGAGTATTTATGTCATTCTGTTAGCTTCCATATTGTTGTTGTTTTGTATTCCTATCATCATGTGGGTATGGAACCATAGATTGCATAATACTACCGATACAGAAACAGGTAAAACTCAAAAACCGACACCAAAAAAACACCATTCTGCATTAAAACTTATTTCAAGCTCAAAACATTTAACCTATTTGGCTTTAACAGTTGGTGTATCGGTAATCATGGCTAAATTGGTCGATTATCAGTTTAGTGATTTTGCTCAAATAAAAATATCAGACCCTGATGAGTTAGCGTCGTTTTTCGGCTTTTGGTTCTCTACGTTTAATGTGTTGTCTTTGGTTATTCAACTGTTTTTAACCAACCGACTTTTAGCGTGGCTAGGGGTTACCTCTAATTTGTTGTTACTACCCTTGGGGATAGCAGCAGGTTGTTTGTTATTCTTGATCTTTCCTGAATTATGGGTACTTATCCTACTAAAAGGTATGGATGGTAGTTTTAAACAGTCTATTAATAAGGCTGCTGTCGAGCTTTCTATTATGCCAATTCCTTATGAAGACAAAAAACAAGCAAAATCGTTTATTGATGTGGTGGTTGATAGTATCGCTACGGGTATAGCAGGTTGCTTACTTATTTTTATTGTAAAGAAATTAGATTTGCATTCGCATTACATCACTGTCATTATTTTATTCTTTTTGTTTGTTTGGATCATTTTGATCTATCAACTAAAAGGAGCTTATTTCGATACCTTCAAAAAGAATATTTTAAGCGCCATAGGGAGTCATGACATAGATGGTTTGCGAAGCACTAAAAAATCGCTTCATGCGTCGGTTATAAAAATCCTAAATAAAGGTACCGATCAAGAAATCATTTCCTTGTTAGAAAGCCTAGGCGATACCATTGTCGATGTGCATAAGCCTCATATCGTGAAGCTCCTAGATCATCCTTCCAATGAAGTGAAAGCTGCAGCTATAAAAGAAATTTATTTCTTTAAACATGGCGCTGCCGCGGATAAAGTAGCTCAACTTATTGAAACTAACGATGATGCCGAGGTGGTTTATGAAGCCGTGGAATACCTTTTGTTGCATAACCATATTGATGAAGATAAGCTGTTCAAGAAATATTTGGATCATAAGAAACCATATATAGCAGATGCTGCTTTATTATGTTTGGCGGAATTAGCGATTGACAATAAGAAATTGGTTAAAAATTATAATTTGTTTGAACGTATTGATAAACGAATTATCGCCATTAAAAATCCTGATATAGAACATAGTCAAGAAGAAATTGCCGGATTTTTAGTCACCTTAGGTTATGCTCGTAACCCCAAGTTTTTTGATTTTATTACTGACTATTTAAAGTCGGATAACTATTATTTGTTGAAGCATGCTGTTAAGGGAGCTGGGGTATCACTGTATAAACCTTTTATAGGAACTCTTTTAGATTTATTGAAAATTGATGCCATTAGGCCGGCTGTAGTTACCGCATTAAAAAACTTTGGAAATGATGTGCCTAAATATATAATAGAACACGATGTATATAATTCTTTCGATATTAATATAAGAAAGCATTTTCCTAAAGCTATTGCTTCTATTAGAACACAAGACTCTTTAAAAGTTTTAATGCGATTAGCGCTTTCTAGTGATCCATTTATTAGACATGAAGCAGCTAAAACTATGGTTGATTTGCATTTTAAAGAGGGGGGTATTAAAATAGATAAAGAGCGTGTTACTCAAACGGTACTTAGTGAGTGTGGGTATTACCTAGAACATTTGGCTATTGTAAATATACTTCAGGAGTCTACTTTAGTGTCAGATCCTAATAATGCCGAATTAGAAATTAGTCTAGAACAGCTAATTGGCTTATTACGTCTGGAATTAGACTGTAGTATGAATGTGGTTTTCGAAGTGCTAGCTTTAGTACTAAGTGAAGACGATATGGAAATCGCTTATTTCGGTTTAAGAGATGAATCGGAAAGTGTTAAAGTGAATTCTATTGAATTTTTAGACAACTTACTAAGCATTGGTTTGAAGTCTGATTTAATGCCCATAATAGAGTATCATTTTATACAAGAACAAGAAATCAATGCTCTTGCTGAGGTAACAGAAGCCCTAGGAAGTGCTACAAACTGTATCAATAAGCTATTAAAGGATGGTACCATTGACGTGAAAAAGGCGGTGTTAAATTTGGTGGTTCATCTAGATGATATTAAGCCATTTAAAAACGCCTTAAAACAATTAACCCATCATAAAGATGACGTTATTTGTTCTAAGGCGTTGCAGATTTTAGAAGCCAATAAGTCTTAA